The proteins below are encoded in one region of Bacteroides uniformis:
- the pstA gene encoding phosphate ABC transporter permease PstA produces the protein MVNRKHLSQNMAFGLFRLLSLSVVGILFAILGFIIYKGIGVINWEFLTTAPTNGMTAGGILPAIVGTFCLMAGSALFAFPVGVMSGIYMNEYVPKGWVVRFIRMMTNNLSGIPSIVFGLFGMALFVNYMDFGDSILAGSLTLGLLSLPLVIRTTEEALKAIPDSMREGSRALGATKLQTIWHVILPMGIPNIITGLILALGRVSGETAPILFTCAAYFLPQLPTSIFDQCMALPYHLYVISTSGTDMEAQLPIAYGTALVLILIILLVNLLANALRKYFEKKIKTN, from the coding sequence ATGGTCAATAGAAAGCATCTTTCGCAAAACATGGCATTCGGCTTGTTCCGTCTGTTGAGCCTGAGTGTGGTGGGGATTCTTTTTGCTATCCTCGGTTTCATTATATATAAAGGTATAGGAGTTATCAATTGGGAGTTCCTCACTACGGCTCCTACCAACGGTATGACTGCCGGTGGAATCCTTCCTGCCATTGTAGGTACGTTCTGCTTGATGGCGGGCAGTGCTTTATTTGCCTTTCCGGTGGGAGTGATGAGCGGTATTTATATGAATGAGTATGTGCCGAAAGGCTGGGTGGTACGCTTCATACGGATGATGACGAATAATCTGAGCGGCATCCCTTCTATCGTGTTCGGTCTGTTTGGCATGGCGCTGTTTGTCAACTATATGGATTTTGGAGACAGCATCCTGGCAGGTTCGTTGACGCTGGGTCTGCTAAGTCTGCCTTTGGTTATCCGCACCACGGAAGAAGCGCTGAAAGCCATCCCCGACAGCATGCGTGAGGGAAGCCGCGCGTTGGGAGCTACCAAGCTTCAGACCATCTGGCATGTCATCCTGCCGATGGGGATACCCAATATCATCACCGGACTGATTCTGGCGCTGGGGCGTGTTTCGGGCGAGACGGCACCCATCCTTTTCACCTGTGCCGCCTACTTCCTGCCACAGCTGCCTACAAGTATCTTCGACCAGTGCATGGCGCTTCCTTATCACCTCTACGTCATCTCTACCAGCGGCACCGATATGGAAGCGCAGCTTCCCATTGCCTACGGCACGGCACTGGTGCTGATACTCATTATCCTCCTGGTGAACCTGCTGGCGAACGCCCTGCGGAAATACTTTGAGAAGAAGATTAAGACGAATTGA
- the pstC gene encoding phosphate ABC transporter permease subunit PstC has translation MKKIFEKIVEGILACSGFVTSLTIVLIVVFLFSEALGLFSSKVIEEGYVLALNKENRVGELTPAQIKNVFDEELTNWNEVGGEDLPIRLFRLEDITLYYTEEQLGASYENAGACITELVERTPGIIAFVPQQFIVRPDSVHLLKDNTISVKDVFAGAEWFPTATPAAQFGFLPLITGTLWVSLFAILFALPFGLSVAIYMSEVANSRVRNLLKPIIELLSGIPSVVYGFFGLIVIVPFLQQVFNLPVGESGLAGSIVLAIMALPTIITVTEDAMRNCPRAMREASLALGASQWQTIYKVVIPYSISGITSGVVLGIGRAVGETMAVLMVTGNAAVIPHTILEPLRTIPATIAAELGEAPAGGPHYEALFLLGVVLFFISLLINFTVEAVSPRRK, from the coding sequence ATGAAAAAGATTTTTGAGAAGATTGTAGAAGGTATACTGGCTTGTAGCGGCTTTGTGACGAGTCTTACCATCGTACTTATCGTCGTGTTCCTCTTTTCCGAAGCGCTGGGCTTGTTCAGCAGCAAGGTGATAGAAGAAGGGTATGTATTGGCCTTGAATAAGGAGAACCGGGTGGGCGAACTGACTCCGGCACAGATAAAGAATGTTTTTGATGAAGAGCTGACAAACTGGAACGAAGTGGGAGGGGAGGACCTTCCTATCCGCCTTTTCCGTTTGGAGGACATCACACTGTATTATACGGAAGAGCAGTTGGGCGCTTCCTACGAAAATGCAGGTGCCTGTATTACGGAGCTGGTGGAGCGTACGCCTGGCATTATAGCCTTTGTACCGCAGCAGTTCATTGTCCGTCCGGACTCGGTGCATCTGCTGAAAGACAACACCATTTCGGTGAAGGACGTCTTTGCCGGTGCCGAATGGTTTCCCACGGCAACACCTGCTGCGCAGTTCGGCTTTTTGCCGCTCATTACGGGGACGCTGTGGGTCAGTCTGTTTGCCATCCTCTTTGCATTGCCGTTTGGTCTGTCGGTGGCAATCTATATGTCGGAGGTAGCCAATTCCCGGGTAAGGAATCTGCTGAAGCCCATCATTGAGTTGCTGAGTGGCATACCGTCGGTGGTCTACGGCTTTTTCGGCTTGATTGTCATTGTGCCGTTTTTGCAGCAGGTGTTCAACTTGCCGGTAGGCGAGAGCGGGCTGGCGGGCAGCATTGTGCTTGCCATTATGGCGTTGCCCACCATCATTACGGTGACGGAAGATGCGATGAGAAATTGCCCTCGTGCCATGCGCGAAGCCAGTCTGGCGCTGGGAGCGTCGCAATGGCAGACTATATATAAGGTGGTGATTCCTTACTCCATTTCGGGCATCACCTCCGGAGTGGTGTTGGGCATCGGCCGTGCGGTGGGCGAGACGATGGCTGTGCTGATGGTGACGGGCAACGCCGCCGTCATTCCCCATACCATCCTGGAACCGCTGCGCACCATTCCGGCAACGATTGCCGCGGAGCTGGGCGAGGCACCTGCCGGCGGACCTCACTACGAAGCATTGTTCCTACTGGGTGTCGTGCTGTTCTTCATCAGTTTATTGATAAATTTCACGGTGGAAGCAGTTTCGCCAAGACGAAAATAA
- a CDS encoding PstS family phosphate ABC transporter substrate-binding protein, protein MKTRELLLLLALTATTGMQAQRIKGSDTVLPIAQQTAERFMILNPSARVTVTGGGTGVGISALLDQTTDIAMASRAIKFSEKMKVKAAGEDLAEVPIAYDALAVVVHPSNPVKQLTRQQLEDIFRGKITNWQQVGGDDRKIVVYSRETSSGTYEFFKESVLKNKNYMSSSLSMPATGAIIQSVSQTRGAIGYVGLAYVSPRIKTLAVSYDGQHYAAPTLENAINKTYPIVRPLYYYYNRKNASIVAPLLDFILSAAGQKIIKESGYIPVHKE, encoded by the coding sequence ATGAAGACAAGAGAATTACTTCTACTCCTCGCACTGACAGCCACCACCGGCATGCAGGCGCAACGCATCAAAGGCAGCGACACCGTGCTCCCCATAGCGCAGCAGACCGCCGAACGCTTTATGATCTTAAACCCGTCTGCCCGTGTCACCGTGACCGGCGGTGGAACAGGTGTCGGTATTTCAGCCCTGCTGGACCAAACCACGGACATCGCCATGGCTTCACGCGCCATCAAGTTCAGCGAAAAGATGAAAGTCAAAGCTGCCGGAGAAGACTTGGCAGAAGTACCCATCGCCTACGACGCCCTTGCCGTAGTGGTTCACCCCTCCAACCCGGTGAAACAACTGACCCGCCAACAACTGGAAGATATCTTCCGGGGCAAAATCACCAACTGGCAGCAAGTGGGCGGAGACGACCGCAAAATCGTAGTCTACTCCCGAGAGACTTCCTCCGGTACCTACGAGTTCTTCAAGGAAAGTGTACTGAAAAACAAGAACTACATGAGCAGCAGTCTCTCCATGCCTGCCACGGGAGCCATTATCCAATCCGTCAGCCAGACACGCGGTGCCATCGGATATGTGGGCCTAGCCTATGTATCGCCGCGTATCAAGACACTCGCCGTTTCATACGACGGGCAGCATTATGCCGCTCCCACGCTGGAGAATGCCATCAATAAGACTTATCCGATAGTACGCCCGCTATACTATTATTATAACCGAAAAAACGCCTCGATCGTAGCCCCTCTGCTCGATTTCATCTTGTCTGCCGCAGGACAGAAAATCATCAAAGAGAGCGGATATATCCCGGTACATAAAGAATAA
- a CDS encoding glutamine--tRNA ligase/YqeY domain fusion protein produces MAEIKSEETSEKKSLNFIEQIVENDLKEGKNGGKVQTRFPPEPNGYLHIGHAKAICLDFGIAAAHGGVCNLRFDDTNPTKEDVEYVEAIKEDIQWLGYKWGNEYYASDYFQQLWDFAIRLIKEGKAYIDKQTSEQIAAQKGTPTQPGVESPYRNRPIEETLDLFQKMNSGEIEEGAMVLRAKIDMASPNMHFRDPIIYRVVKHPHHRTGTTWKAYPMYDFAHGQSDFFEGVTHSLCTLEFVPHRPLYDLFVDWVKEGKDLDDNRPHQYEFNKLNLSYTLMSKRNLLTLVKEGLVNGWDDPRMPTICGFRRRGYSPESIHKFIDKIGYTTYDALNEFALLESAVREDLNDRATRVSAVLNPVKLIITNYPEGQVEEMEAVNNPEHPEEGNHVIEFSRELWMERDDFMEDAPKKYFRMTPGQEVRLKNAYIVKCTGCKKNDAGEITEVYCEYDPDTKSGLPGANRKVKGTIHWVSCAHCLEAEVRLYDRLWKVENPRDELAAIREAKNCDALTAMKEMINPDSLNVLPCCYIEKYAAGMQPLSYLQFQRIGYFNVDKDSTPEKMVFNRTVGLKDVWGKINK; encoded by the coding sequence ATGGCAGAAATAAAGAGCGAAGAAACAAGCGAAAAAAAGAGCTTGAACTTCATTGAGCAAATAGTAGAAAACGATTTGAAAGAGGGTAAAAACGGGGGAAAAGTACAGACACGCTTCCCGCCCGAACCAAACGGTTACCTCCACATCGGACACGCCAAGGCCATCTGCCTTGATTTCGGTATTGCCGCCGCACACGGCGGTGTCTGCAACCTGCGTTTCGATGACACCAATCCCACCAAAGAAGATGTGGAATACGTAGAGGCCATTAAGGAAGACATCCAATGGCTAGGCTACAAATGGGGTAACGAATATTACGCTTCCGACTATTTCCAGCAATTGTGGGACTTCGCTATCCGCCTCATCAAAGAGGGCAAGGCATACATCGACAAACAGACTTCCGAGCAGATTGCCGCCCAGAAAGGCACCCCCACCCAGCCCGGTGTGGAAAGCCCTTACCGCAACCGCCCCATTGAAGAGACACTGGATTTATTCCAGAAGATGAACAGCGGCGAGATTGAGGAAGGTGCCATGGTGCTCCGTGCCAAGATAGACATGGCAAGCCCCAATATGCACTTCCGCGACCCCATCATCTACCGTGTAGTGAAGCATCCGCACCATCGCACGGGTACCACTTGGAAGGCTTATCCGATGTACGACTTCGCCCACGGACAAAGCGACTTCTTCGAAGGCGTGACACACTCGCTCTGCACACTGGAGTTTGTGCCCCACCGTCCGCTCTACGACCTCTTCGTGGACTGGGTGAAGGAAGGCAAAGACCTCGACGATAACCGCCCCCATCAGTATGAGTTCAACAAACTGAACCTCAGCTATACGCTGATGAGCAAGCGCAACCTGCTGACTCTAGTCAAGGAAGGCTTGGTAAACGGTTGGGACGATCCCCGTATGCCGACCATCTGCGGTTTTCGCCGTCGCGGTTACTCTCCGGAGTCCATCCATAAGTTCATCGACAAGATTGGCTATACCACATACGACGCCCTTAATGAATTCGCCCTGCTGGAAAGCGCCGTGCGCGAGGACCTGAACGACCGTGCCACCCGCGTATCCGCCGTACTGAACCCCGTGAAGCTCATCATCACTAACTATCCCGAAGGACAAGTGGAAGAGATGGAAGCCGTCAACAACCCCGAACATCCCGAAGAAGGCAACCACGTCATCGAATTCAGCCGCGAACTTTGGATGGAGCGCGACGACTTCATGGAAGATGCTCCGAAGAAATATTTCCGCATGACACCGGGACAAGAGGTACGTCTGAAGAACGCGTACATCGTGAAATGCACCGGCTGCAAGAAGAACGACGCCGGTGAAATCACCGAAGTATATTGCGAATACGACCCCGATACCAAGAGCGGTCTGCCCGGAGCCAACCGTAAGGTGAAAGGCACCATCCACTGGGTAAGTTGTGCCCACTGCCTCGAAGCAGAAGTGCGTCTCTACGACCGTCTGTGGAAAGTGGAGAACCCGCGCGATGAGCTTGCCGCCATCCGCGAAGCGAAGAACTGCGACGCACTGACAGCCATGAAAGAGATGATCAACCCCGACTCCCTGAATGTGCTGCCCTGCTGCTACATCGAGAAGTACGCTGCCGGCATGCAGCCCCTCTCCTACCTGCAGTTCCAACGTATCGGTTATTTTAATGTTGACAAAGATTCTACGCCAGAAAAAATGGTATTCAACCGTACTGTAGGTCTGAAAGACGTTTGGGGTAAAATCAATAAATAA
- a CDS encoding tetratricopeptide repeat protein, producing the protein MSKKNLLSGRDKELQEMAEQYEAAKAENRTIYLDADDLADLADWYAVHHKYAMATEVVEYGLGIHPDNTALLVEQAYLFLDTQHKEQAKDILERIAEESSEVKVLKANLLLGEGKEEEAEAILDSIDDKDDLANIVDVSYMYIDMGFPEKALTWLTRGLEKYAEEEAYLAVTGDCYYAQGLFEKATFFFNKLIDKNPYSAPYWFGLARCYFDQQMFDKAIEACDYATVADDEFADAYLMKGHSFFQLGNEESAMENYLQAEKFHLVSHGFINTFIGLNKTSKGEWKEGYDYLEKAITAEDSHDFALPSLYANAALCLHKMGKKRKAHQYCKKAYDLAPEEIDPYLIEGRIYMEEGEYEKGVKRWAKALEYAPYADTWHEIGMCSMEIGQLSYAKLAFEHVKEMEPDFEGINERLTSLYMLLKDKENFMKYNQLCEHPFRLEELDKLQQILQEDNQEELALVMKNIFNALQ; encoded by the coding sequence ATGAGTAAAAAAAACCTGCTGTCCGGAAGAGACAAAGAACTGCAAGAAATGGCAGAACAATATGAAGCAGCCAAAGCAGAGAACAGAACCATCTATCTGGACGCAGACGACTTAGCCGACCTCGCAGACTGGTATGCCGTGCATCATAAATATGCCATGGCTACCGAGGTCGTAGAGTATGGCTTGGGAATACATCCGGATAATACGGCTCTGCTGGTGGAACAGGCATACTTGTTCCTCGACACCCAGCATAAAGAGCAAGCCAAAGATATATTGGAACGGATTGCCGAAGAATCTTCCGAAGTGAAAGTGCTGAAAGCCAACCTACTGTTGGGCGAAGGCAAAGAAGAAGAAGCAGAAGCGATACTCGACAGCATAGACGATAAGGACGACCTGGCCAATATCGTTGATGTATCCTATATGTACATCGACATGGGATTCCCGGAAAAAGCATTGACATGGCTGACGCGCGGACTCGAAAAATATGCCGAAGAAGAAGCCTACCTTGCCGTCACCGGCGATTGTTACTATGCCCAGGGACTGTTTGAAAAAGCCACCTTCTTCTTCAATAAGCTGATTGACAAGAATCCGTATTCGGCTCCTTACTGGTTTGGACTGGCCCGTTGCTACTTTGACCAGCAGATGTTCGACAAAGCAATCGAAGCATGCGACTATGCCACGGTGGCCGATGACGAGTTTGCCGATGCCTACCTGATGAAAGGACATTCCTTCTTCCAATTGGGAAATGAGGAAAGTGCCATGGAGAACTACCTGCAAGCCGAAAAGTTCCATCTCGTCTCCCACGGTTTCATCAACACCTTCATCGGCCTGAACAAAACCTCCAAAGGAGAGTGGAAAGAAGGATACGACTATCTGGAAAAAGCCATAACGGCCGAAGACAGCCATGACTTCGCCTTGCCTTCTCTTTATGCCAATGCAGCCCTATGCCTGCACAAGATGGGAAAGAAACGCAAAGCACACCAGTATTGTAAAAAAGCATACGACCTGGCACCCGAAGAGATAGACCCGTACCTGATTGAGGGACGCATCTACATGGAAGAAGGTGAGTATGAGAAAGGTGTGAAGAGATGGGCCAAAGCCTTAGAGTATGCCCCCTATGCGGATACCTGGCACGAAATAGGCATGTGTAGCATGGAAATAGGACAACTGAGCTATGCCAAGCTGGCCTTTGAACATGTCAAAGAGATGGAGCCGGACTTTGAAGGTATCAACGAAAGGCTGACCTCTCTGTATATGCTGCTCAAAGACAAGGAGAACTTCATGAAGTACAACCAGCTGTGCGAACATCCGTTCAGGCTGGAAGAGTTGGACAAATTGCAACAGATACTACAAGAAGATAACCAGGAAGAGCTGGCCCTAGTGATGAAGAATATTTTCAATGCATTACAATAA
- a CDS encoding DedA family protein translates to MESVAFIQWCLDHLNYWTITLLMAIESSFIPFPSEVVVPPAAWKAANNDNMNIYLVVLFATIGANIGALINYYLAKWLGRPIIYKFANSRFGHMCLIDEAKVQHAEEYFDKHGAVSTFVGRLIPAVRQLISIPAGLARMKLGTFLLYTTLGAGLWNSILAFIGYYLSTVPGIENEEQLLAKVTEYSHEIGYVFIGIGVLIVAFFIYKGMKKK, encoded by the coding sequence ATGGAATCAGTAGCCTTTATCCAATGGTGTCTCGACCACCTCAATTACTGGACCATCACTTTATTGATGGCCATTGAAAGTTCGTTTATCCCCTTCCCTTCGGAAGTTGTAGTCCCTCCTGCCGCTTGGAAAGCCGCCAACAATGACAACATGAATATATATCTGGTGGTATTGTTTGCAACCATAGGGGCAAATATCGGAGCCTTGATAAACTACTATCTGGCAAAATGGCTGGGACGCCCCATCATTTACAAGTTTGCCAACAGCCGTTTCGGGCACATGTGCCTCATCGACGAAGCCAAAGTGCAGCATGCGGAAGAATATTTTGACAAGCATGGAGCCGTATCAACCTTTGTCGGCCGCCTGATACCTGCCGTACGCCAGTTGATATCCATCCCTGCCGGTCTGGCACGCATGAAACTGGGAACTTTCTTGCTGTACACTACCCTGGGTGCGGGCCTTTGGAATTCCATCCTGGCTTTCATCGGATATTACTTGTCCACAGTACCCGGCATCGAGAACGAGGAACAGCTGCTTGCCAAAGTAACGGAATACAGCCATGAGATAGGTTATGTATTTATCGGCATCGGTGTACTCATCGTGGCATTCTTCATCTATAAAGGAATGAAGAAGAAATAA
- the tpx gene encoding thiol peroxidase, whose product MATTKFKGQPVKVIGEFIKVGSVAPDFELVKTDLSSFSLKELNGKNVILNIFPSLDTGVCATSVRKFNKLAAGLPDTVVLAISKDLPFAHARFCTTEGIENVIPLSDFRFSDFDENYGVRMADGPLAGLLARSVVVIGKDGKIAYTELVPEITQEPDYDKAIAAVK is encoded by the coding sequence ATGGCTACAACAAAATTTAAAGGACAACCGGTAAAGGTTATCGGTGAATTTATAAAGGTGGGCTCTGTTGCCCCCGATTTCGAATTGGTAAAAACAGATTTGTCTTCATTCTCTTTGAAGGAACTGAACGGGAAGAATGTTATTTTGAATATTTTCCCCAGCCTTGACACTGGTGTGTGCGCTACTTCTGTACGTAAGTTCAACAAACTGGCTGCCGGCCTGCCCGATACGGTAGTGTTGGCAATCTCCAAGGATTTACCTTTTGCACATGCACGTTTCTGTACAACGGAGGGTATTGAGAATGTGATTCCTTTGTCTGATTTCCGTTTCTCCGATTTTGATGAAAACTACGGGGTACGCATGGCAGACGGACCGCTTGCAGGTCTACTGGCGCGTTCGGTAGTGGTTATCGGTAAGGATGGTAAGATTGCCTATACGGAATTGGTACCTGAAATTACGCAAGAACCAGATTATGATAAAGCTATTGCAGCTGTAAAGTAG
- a CDS encoding HdeD family acid-resistance protein, producing the protein MKTIFDELQQEVKNWWISLILGILYVIVAISLMFSPLSGYAVLSILFSVSMLFSGLLEISFAVSNRRRVSSWGWYLAGGIIDMILGFYLIAYPMLSMEVIPFIIAFWLMFRGFSSVGYAMDLKRYGTRDWGWYVAFGILAVICSLIILWQPAVGALYAVYMISFAFLIIGFFRIMLSFELKNLHKRGKEWKEKKEVSAE; encoded by the coding sequence ATGAAAACTATTTTTGACGAACTTCAGCAGGAAGTAAAGAATTGGTGGATTTCACTCATTCTTGGTATTCTTTATGTAATAGTGGCTATAAGCCTGATGTTCTCCCCTCTCAGCGGGTATGCGGTATTGAGCATTCTGTTCAGCGTCTCCATGTTGTTCAGCGGTCTGCTGGAAATATCCTTTGCAGTAAGTAACCGTAGAAGGGTATCCAGTTGGGGATGGTATCTGGCTGGAGGCATCATCGACATGATTCTGGGATTCTACCTGATAGCCTACCCGATGCTCAGCATGGAAGTCATTCCATTCATCATCGCCTTCTGGCTGATGTTCCGCGGCTTCTCATCCGTAGGCTATGCCATGGACCTCAAAAGATACGGGACAAGAGACTGGGGATGGTATGTTGCTTTCGGTATTCTTGCCGTCATCTGCTCGCTCATCATCTTGTGGCAACCGGCAGTAGGCGCCCTTTACGCCGTGTACATGATTTCGTTTGCATTCCTGATTATAGGTTTCTTCCGTATCATGCTGTCATTTGAGCTGAAAAACCTGCACAAGCGTGGGAAAGAGTGGAAGGAAAAGAAAGAAGTATCAGCCGAATAA
- a CDS encoding master DNA invertase Mpi family serine-type recombinase, with protein sequence MAVVAYLRVSTEKQFLENQREEIIRFAEKNGLSIDRWYMETVSGKVSSKERKLAGLLDRMKPGDSLIITEISRLSRTLLEIMTILNSCIKRGVVLYSTKEGYVFQNDINSKVLGFAFGLMAEIERNLISMRTKEALERRRKEGKHLGRKKGDTPKMKILYANKRKLVREHQRGESCAELARQMGVSRTTMFRFLRRY encoded by the coding sequence ATGGCAGTAGTAGCTTATTTAAGAGTAAGTACAGAAAAACAGTTTTTAGAGAATCAGCGCGAGGAAATTATACGCTTCGCGGAAAAGAATGGGTTGAGCATCGACAGATGGTACATGGAGACGGTCAGCGGAAAAGTGAGTAGCAAAGAGCGTAAACTGGCGGGCTTGTTGGACCGGATGAAACCGGGAGACTCCTTGATTATAACGGAGATTTCGCGGCTTAGCCGGACACTGCTGGAGATAATGACCATTCTTAACTCCTGCATCAAAAGGGGAGTGGTGCTGTACAGTACCAAAGAGGGGTATGTGTTTCAGAATGACATCAACAGCAAAGTGCTGGGATTTGCTTTTGGACTGATGGCCGAGATAGAGCGTAATCTGATTTCCATGCGCACCAAAGAAGCCTTGGAACGACGGAGGAAAGAAGGAAAACATCTGGGCAGGAAGAAAGGGGACACACCCAAAATGAAGATACTCTATGCGAACAAGAGGAAACTTGTGAGGGAGCACCAAAGAGGAGAGTCGTGTGCCGAACTTGCCCGGCAGATGGGAGTGTCACGGACTACGATGTTCCGTTTTCTGAGACGTTATTGA
- a CDS encoding DegT/DnrJ/EryC1/StrS family aminotransferase, producing MDKRIYLCLAHMSGKEMGFIQEAFDTNWVVPLGPNVNAFEQDLERFVGQGKKVVALSAGTAAVHLALLACGVGKGDEVIVQSFTFCASSHPVTYLGATPVFVDSEADTWNMDPVLLEQAIRERIDKTGRKPKAIVPVALYGMPYKTDQIMSVADRYDIPVIEDAAEGFGSKFDGQVLGTFGRYGVLSFNGNKMITTSGGGALICPDEESKREIMFYATQARESYPYYQHERIGYNYRMSNICAGIGRGQMTVVDEHIAHHKHLCGLYRELLADVEGITLHENPSGCYDSNYWLNTVLLDENLHVKGEEDAYRETVKGAVGGAAGVTHESVSAHTSCEPNRNVEAMRVCLDKAGIESRPLWKPMHLQPVYAANPAYVNGVSEGLFKRGLCLPSGPYVTDEDVRYIVNEMKKSIL from the coding sequence ATGGATAAGAGAATTTATCTTTGCCTCGCTCACATGAGCGGCAAGGAAATGGGCTTCATACAGGAAGCCTTCGATACCAACTGGGTTGTTCCTCTCGGCCCGAATGTGAATGCCTTCGAGCAGGATTTGGAACGCTTCGTGGGTCAGGGCAAGAAGGTAGTGGCCTTAAGTGCAGGTACTGCCGCTGTGCATTTGGCTCTGCTGGCTTGTGGAGTGGGGAAGGGCGACGAAGTGATAGTACAGAGCTTTACCTTTTGTGCCTCTTCCCATCCGGTGACCTACCTCGGTGCTACTCCGGTATTCGTGGATTCTGAGGCTGATACCTGGAACATGGACCCGGTTCTTCTGGAGCAGGCTATCAGGGAGCGTATCGACAAGACCGGCCGGAAGCCCAAAGCGATTGTTCCGGTGGCTTTGTATGGAATGCCCTACAAGACAGACCAAATCATGTCGGTGGCAGATAGATATGATATTCCGGTCATAGAGGATGCTGCCGAAGGCTTTGGAAGCAAGTTTGACGGGCAAGTCCTCGGAACTTTTGGCAGATACGGTGTGCTTTCATTCAATGGTAACAAGATGATAACCACCAGCGGTGGCGGTGCCCTAATTTGCCCGGATGAAGAGTCCAAGCGTGAGATAATGTTCTATGCTACCCAGGCCCGTGAGTCCTATCCCTACTACCAGCATGAGCGTATAGGCTATAATTATAGGATGAGTAACATTTGTGCGGGTATCGGCCGCGGCCAGATGACGGTGGTGGATGAGCACATAGCGCACCATAAGCATCTGTGCGGTCTGTATCGTGAGCTGTTGGCCGATGTGGAGGGAATCACGCTTCATGAGAATCCTTCCGGATGCTATGACAGCAATTATTGGCTGAACACGGTACTGCTTGACGAGAATCTGCATGTGAAGGGTGAGGAAGATGCCTACCGTGAGACTGTGAAAGGTGCCGTGGGTGGTGCTGCGGGTGTTACGCATGAGTCGGTGAGTGCCCATACCTCTTGCGAGCCCAACCGTAATGTGGAGGCCATGCGTGTTTGCTTGGATAAAGCCGGTATCGAGAGCCGTCCCTTATGGAAGCCCATGCATCTCCAGCCGGTTTATGCGGCTAATCCTGCCTATGTGAATGGTGTCAGTGAGGGCTTGTTCAAACGTGGTCTTTGCTTGCCGAGCGGTCCTTATGTGACGGATGAGGATGTGAGATACATAGTGAATGAAATGAAGAAGAGTATACTATGA
- a CDS encoding acetyltransferase, with protein sequence MKSVIIGAGTYGEVYLAYLQEAGIEIVGFLDDNPRYINQKVCGIPVLGELDFLACLKDKYDVEAVYCPLGNNKLRVEILKRALSLGYEVPNFIHSTVCLSPNVEIGKGVYILLGAHIMPYTKIENFVMISMGVNVAHHSILHEGTFLSTGVNFGASIIANKYAYIGISATIMTGVHELGENCLIGAGAVVIKDVPQNAIMAGIPAKVLKYKE encoded by the coding sequence ATGAAAAGTGTTATTATTGGTGCAGGTACTTATGGCGAAGTCTATTTGGCTTATCTTCAAGAAGCAGGTATTGAAATTGTAGGTTTTTTGGATGACAATCCTAGGTATATCAACCAAAAGGTATGTGGTATTCCTGTGTTGGGGGAATTGGATTTTCTTGCATGTTTGAAAGATAAATATGATGTTGAAGCTGTTTATTGTCCTTTAGGAAATAATAAATTGCGGGTTGAAATATTAAAACGTGCGTTAAGTCTGGGATATGAGGTTCCTAATTTTATTCATTCTACAGTATGCTTATCTCCAAATGTTGAAATAGGAAAAGGTGTTTATATTCTTTTGGGGGCTCATATCATGCCATACACAAAAATAGAAAACTTTGTAATGATAAGTATGGGAGTAAATGTTGCTCATCATTCTATATTGCACGAAGGTACTTTCCTTTCTACGGGAGTGAATTTTGGTGCATCAATTATTGCGAATAAATATGCATATATTGGCATTAGTGCTACTATAATGACTGGTGTACATGAATTAGGAGAAAACTGTCTTATTGGTGCTGGTGCCGTAGTTATTAAGGATGTACCCCAAAATGCTATAATGGCAGGAATACCTGCAAAGGTTTTAAAATATAAGGAATAG